From Methylobacterium radiodurans, a single genomic window includes:
- the nusA gene encoding transcription termination factor NusA, which produces MAVVSANRLELLQIADAVAREKVIDRQIVIEAMEEAIAKAARSRYGAETDVHAEIDPKTGALRLSRHLLVVDEVENDAREITLDQARRYNPGALVGDVISDTLPPFDFGRVAAQSAKQVIVQKVRDAERDRQYEEYRDRIGEVVNGLVKRVEYGNVIVDLGRGEGIVRRDEMIPRETFRPGDRIRSYLFDVRREVRGPQIFLSRSHPQFMAKLFGQEVPEIYDGIVEVKAVARDPGSRAKIAVISRDGSIDPVGACVGMRGSRVQAVVGELQGEKIDIIPWSEDQATFIVNALQPAEVVKVVLDEEADRIEVVVPDDQLSLAIGRRGQNVRLASQLTGWDIDILTEAEESERRQKEFAERTQVFMEALDVDETVGQLLAAEGFRNVEEIAYVDTQELSNIQGLDEETGAEIQARAQEHLARIEQEHDDRRRELGVEDELREIDGVTTPMLVAFGENDVKTVEDLAGCATDDLVGYTEGRGPEAVRHAGYLDGFDLSRAEAEAMIMAARVRAGWIEAAPEESEAVEGEGEAEAEPTEAQA; this is translated from the coding sequence ATGGCCGTTGTCAGCGCCAACAGGCTCGAACTCCTGCAGATCGCCGACGCGGTCGCCCGCGAGAAGGTGATCGACCGCCAGATCGTGATCGAGGCGATGGAGGAGGCGATCGCCAAGGCCGCTCGCTCGCGCTACGGCGCCGAGACCGACGTGCACGCCGAGATCGACCCCAAGACCGGGGCTCTGCGCCTCTCGCGCCACCTGCTCGTGGTCGACGAGGTCGAGAACGACGCCCGCGAGATCACCCTCGACCAGGCCCGCCGCTACAATCCCGGCGCGCTCGTCGGCGACGTGATCTCCGATACCCTGCCGCCCTTCGATTTCGGCCGCGTCGCGGCGCAGTCGGCCAAGCAGGTCATCGTCCAGAAGGTGCGCGACGCCGAGCGCGACCGCCAGTACGAGGAGTACCGCGACCGGATCGGCGAGGTCGTCAACGGCCTCGTCAAGCGCGTCGAGTACGGCAACGTCATCGTCGATCTCGGCCGCGGCGAGGGCATCGTGCGCCGCGACGAGATGATCCCGCGCGAGACATTCCGTCCCGGCGACCGCATCCGCTCCTACCTGTTCGACGTGCGCCGCGAGGTGCGCGGACCGCAGATCTTCCTGTCCCGCTCGCACCCGCAGTTCATGGCCAAGCTCTTCGGCCAGGAGGTGCCCGAGATCTACGACGGCATCGTCGAGGTGAAGGCGGTCGCCCGCGACCCGGGCTCGCGCGCCAAGATCGCGGTGATCTCGCGCGACGGCTCGATCGATCCGGTCGGCGCCTGCGTCGGCATGCGCGGATCCCGCGTCCAGGCGGTGGTCGGCGAGCTGCAGGGCGAGAAGATCGACATCATTCCCTGGTCCGAGGACCAGGCGACCTTCATCGTCAACGCGCTCCAGCCGGCGGAAGTGGTGAAGGTGGTGCTCGACGAGGAGGCCGACCGCATCGAGGTGGTGGTGCCCGACGACCAGCTCTCGCTCGCCATCGGCCGCCGCGGCCAGAACGTGCGGCTGGCCTCGCAGCTCACCGGCTGGGACATCGACATCCTGACCGAGGCCGAGGAATCTGAGCGCCGCCAGAAGGAATTCGCCGAGCGGACCCAGGTCTTCATGGAGGCGCTCGACGTCGATGAGACGGTCGGCCAGCTTCTGGCGGCCGAGGGCTTCCGCAACGTCGAGGAGATCGCCTACGTCGACACGCAGGAACTCTCGAACATCCAGGGCCTCGACGAGGAGACCGGTGCCGAGATCCAGGCGCGCGCCCAGGAGCACCTCGCACGCATCGAGCAGGAGCACGACGACCGCCGCCGCGAACTCGGCGTCGAGGACGAGCTGCGCGAGATCGACGGTGTGACGACGCCGATGCTGGTCGCCTTCGGCGAGAACGACGTGAAGACGGTCGAGGATCTGGCGGGCTGCGCCACCGACGACCTCGTCGGCTACACGGAGGGGCGCGGCCCCGAGGCCGTGCGCCACGCCGGCTATCTCGACGGGTTCGACCTGTCGCGGGCCGAGGCGGAGGCCATGATCATGGCCGCCCGCGTGCGGGCGGGCTGGATCGAGGCCGCGCCCGAGGAATCGGAGGCCGTTGAGGGCGAGGGTGAGGCCGAGGCCGAGCCCACCGAGGCGCAGGCCTGA
- the rimP gene encoding ribosome maturation factor RimP, producing the protein MAEAPESITPENPTPEKRLVTESGVAARVVQVIEGAVEGLGYRLVRVKVTSGGNATVQIMVERPDGLCAIEDCEAVSRTISPLLDLDDPVGGAYNLEISSPGIDRPLVRVSDFARWAGYEAKVELARPLDGRKRFRGILGEPDAAMLTVPIDLPDVKEGLPSRIVLPLADLAEAHLVLTDDLIRESLRRGGPPDEDADGPEEDEEPEEEAAPQVRFIPAPKRPKPKADRPVKAKSSAKPAKGPGPRKPVITKANRLKDRDSFH; encoded by the coding sequence ATGGCGGAAGCCCCCGAGAGCATCACACCCGAGAATCCCACCCCCGAGAAGCGCCTCGTCACGGAGAGCGGCGTTGCCGCCCGCGTCGTCCAGGTGATCGAGGGCGCGGTCGAGGGGCTGGGCTACCGGCTCGTGCGGGTGAAGGTGACATCGGGCGGCAACGCCACGGTGCAGATCATGGTCGAGCGGCCCGACGGGCTCTGCGCGATCGAGGATTGCGAGGCGGTGAGCCGCACGATCTCGCCGCTCCTCGATCTCGATGACCCTGTCGGCGGCGCCTACAACCTCGAGATCTCCTCGCCGGGCATCGACCGGCCGCTGGTGCGGGTCTCCGACTTCGCCCGCTGGGCCGGCTACGAGGCCAAGGTCGAGCTTGCCCGCCCGCTCGACGGCCGCAAGCGCTTCCGCGGCATCCTGGGCGAGCCCGACGCCGCGATGCTCACCGTGCCGATCGACCTGCCCGACGTGAAGGAGGGCCTGCCGAGCCGCATCGTGCTGCCGCTCGCCGACCTCGCCGAGGCGCATCTCGTGCTCACCGACGACCTGATCCGTGAGTCGCTCCGCCGGGGCGGCCCGCCGGACGAGGACGCCGACGGGCCGGAGGAGGACGAGGAGCCCGAGGAGGAGGCCGCGCCGCAGGTTCGCTTCATTCCGGCCCCGAAGCGCCCGAAGCCGAAGGCGGACCGGCCCGTGAAGGCCAAGTCCTCTGCCAAGCCCGCCAAGGGGCCCGGCCCGAGGAAGCCCGTGATCACCAAGGCGAACCGCCTCAAGGACCGCGACTCGTTCCACTGA
- a CDS encoding CatB-related O-acetyltransferase, which produces MAHDARTGPDPGRLHPLADHPRVTFIRNLDLPSNVEVGAYTYYDDPAGPRAFLDNILYHFAFLGDRLVIGRFCAIAAGTRFLMNGGNHRLDAPSTYPFAIFGGAWATVPAGKFPNRGDTVVGNDVWLGYETTILPGVTIGDGAVVAAKSVVSADVPPYAIVAGNPARVVRMRFSDADIARLVAIAWWDWDADRITAHLGAIGDGDVDALEAAASA; this is translated from the coding sequence ATGGCCCACGACGCGCGTACCGGACCGGACCCGGGCCGGTTGCACCCGCTGGCGGACCATCCGCGGGTCACCTTCATCCGCAACCTCGACCTGCCATCGAACGTCGAGGTCGGCGCCTACACCTACTACGACGACCCGGCGGGACCCCGCGCCTTCCTCGACAACATCCTGTACCACTTCGCCTTCCTGGGCGATCGCCTCGTGATCGGGCGCTTCTGCGCGATCGCGGCCGGCACACGCTTCCTGATGAACGGCGGCAACCACAGGCTCGACGCGCCCTCGACCTACCCGTTCGCGATCTTCGGCGGCGCCTGGGCGACGGTGCCCGCCGGCAAGTTCCCGAACCGGGGCGACACGGTCGTCGGCAACGACGTCTGGCTCGGCTACGAGACCACGATCCTGCCGGGCGTCACGATCGGCGACGGCGCTGTCGTCGCGGCCAAGTCCGTGGTGAGCGCCGACGTGCCGCCCTACGCGATCGTGGCCGGCAACCCGGCCCGGGTCGTGCGGATGCGCTTTTCGGACGCCGACATCGCCCGGCTCGTGGCGATCGCGTGGTGGGACTGGGACGCGGACCGGATCACGGCCCATCTCGGCGCGATCGGCGACGGCGACGTCGATGCGCTGGAGGCCGCCGCCTCAGCGTGA
- a CDS encoding aspartate-semialdehyde dehydrogenase produces the protein MGYKVAVVGATGNVGREMLDILAERAFPADEVVALASRRSQGQEVSFGDKILKVKALDTHDFSDTDICLMSAGGEASKEWSPRIGQQGCVVIDNSSAFRYDADVPLIVPEVNADAIAGFTKRNIIANPNCSTAQLVVALKPLHEAAGIKRVVVSTYQSVSGAGKDAMDELFNQTRAVFTAGEVTNTKFTKRIAFNVIPHIDVFMEDGYTKEEWKMVAETKKMLDPKIKLTATAVRVPVFIGHAEAVNVEFERPITPEQATEILRAAPGVLVVDKRENGGYITPHEAAGEDATYISRIREDATIENGLNFWCVSDNLRKGAALNAVQIAEVLINRKLLNKAKQAA, from the coding sequence ATGGGCTACAAGGTCGCCGTCGTGGGCGCCACGGGCAACGTGGGCCGCGAGATGCTGGATATCCTGGCCGAGCGGGCGTTCCCCGCCGACGAGGTCGTGGCGCTGGCCTCGCGCCGCAGCCAGGGTCAGGAGGTCTCCTTCGGCGACAAGATTCTGAAGGTCAAAGCCCTCGACACGCACGACTTCTCCGACACCGACATCTGCCTGATGTCGGCCGGCGGCGAGGCCTCGAAGGAGTGGAGCCCCCGCATCGGCCAACAGGGTTGCGTGGTCATCGATAACTCGTCGGCCTTCCGCTACGACGCGGACGTGCCGCTCATCGTGCCCGAGGTGAACGCCGACGCGATCGCGGGCTTCACCAAGCGCAACATCATCGCCAACCCGAACTGCTCGACGGCCCAGCTCGTCGTGGCGCTCAAGCCCCTCCACGAGGCGGCCGGCATCAAGCGTGTGGTGGTCTCGACCTACCAGTCGGTCTCCGGCGCCGGCAAGGACGCGATGGACGAGCTGTTCAACCAGACCCGGGCCGTCTTCACGGCCGGCGAGGTGACGAACACCAAGTTCACCAAGCGCATCGCCTTCAACGTCATCCCCCACATCGACGTGTTCATGGAGGATGGCTACACGAAGGAAGAGTGGAAGATGGTCGCCGAGACCAAGAAGATGCTCGACCCGAAGATCAAGCTCACGGCCACCGCCGTGCGCGTGCCGGTCTTCATCGGGCACGCGGAAGCGGTGAACGTCGAGTTCGAGCGCCCGATCACCCCCGAGCAGGCCACCGAGATCCTGCGCGCCGCCCCGGGCGTGCTCGTGGTCGATAAGCGCGAGAACGGCGGCTACATCACGCCCCACGAGGCGGCCGGCGAGGACGCGACCTACATCTCCCGCATCCGCGAGGACGCCACGATCGAGAACGGCCTGAACTTCTGGTGCGTCTCGGACAACCTGCGCAAGGGCGCGGCGCTGAACGCCGTGCAGATCGCCGAGGTTCTGATCAACCGCAAGCTCCTGAACAAGGCCAAGCAAGCGGCCTGA
- the leuB gene encoding 3-isopropylmalate dehydrogenase: MASYNLLLLPGDGIGPEVMAGVETVLAALRETGIARFETETDLVGGAAIDRHGKPLADETLERAKAADAILLGAVGGPKWNGVAYDIRPEAGLLRLRKDLALFANLRPAICYPALADASALKRELVEGLDIMIVRELTGGVYFGEPKEITVQADGSKRAVDTQVYTTGEIERIAHVAFDLARKRSGRVASAEKNNVMKSGVLWKEVVTQVHAEHYADVALEHVLADNCAMQLVRRPKQFDVLVTDNLFGDVLSDVAAMLTGSLGMLPSASLGAAGDGGMRRALYEPVHGSAPDIAGADKANPIAMIGSLAMCLRYSFGLGEAADLLDGAITDTLAAGTRTADIAADGAGAVGTKAMAEAIAAAVRARAA, from the coding sequence ATGGCCAGCTACAACCTCCTGCTCCTCCCCGGCGACGGGATCGGCCCCGAGGTGATGGCCGGCGTCGAGACCGTGCTGGCGGCCTTGCGCGAGACCGGCATCGCCCGCTTCGAGACCGAGACCGACCTCGTGGGCGGCGCGGCGATCGACCGGCACGGCAAGCCGCTGGCCGACGAGACCCTGGAGCGCGCCAAGGCCGCCGACGCTATCCTGCTCGGAGCGGTCGGCGGGCCGAAATGGAACGGGGTCGCCTACGACATCCGCCCGGAGGCCGGCCTGCTGCGTCTTCGCAAGGATCTCGCCCTCTTCGCCAACCTGCGCCCCGCGATCTGCTACCCGGCGCTCGCCGACGCTTCGGCGCTCAAGCGCGAGCTGGTCGAGGGCCTCGACATCATGATCGTGCGCGAGCTCACCGGCGGCGTCTATTTCGGCGAGCCGAAGGAGATCACCGTGCAGGCGGACGGCTCGAAGCGCGCGGTCGACACCCAGGTCTACACCACGGGCGAGATCGAGCGGATCGCCCACGTCGCCTTCGACCTCGCCCGCAAGCGCTCGGGCCGCGTCGCCTCGGCGGAGAAGAACAACGTGATGAAGTCGGGCGTCCTCTGGAAGGAGGTCGTCACGCAGGTCCATGCCGAGCACTACGCCGACGTCGCGCTCGAGCACGTGCTCGCCGACAACTGCGCCATGCAGCTCGTGCGGCGCCCCAAGCAGTTCGACGTGCTGGTGACCGACAACCTGTTCGGCGACGTGCTCTCGGACGTCGCCGCCATGCTCACCGGCTCGCTCGGCATGCTGCCCTCGGCCTCCCTCGGCGCGGCCGGGGACGGCGGGATGCGGCGCGCCCTCTACGAGCCCGTGCACGGCTCGGCCCCCGACATCGCGGGCGCCGACAAGGCGAACCCGATCGCCATGATCGGCTCGCTGGCCATGTGCCTGCGCTACTCCTTCGGCCTGGGCGAGGCCGCCGACCTCCTCGACGGCGCCATCACCGACACGCTCGCCGCCGGCACCCGCACGGCCGACATCGCCGCGGACGGCGCCGGGGCGGTCGGCACGAAGGCCATGGCCGAGGCGATCGCCGCCGCCGTGCGGGCGCGGGCGGCGTAG
- a CDS encoding 50S ribosomal protein L25/general stress protein Ctc translates to MSAVKSLEAVARDRVGKGAARAVRRQGKIPAVVYGAGQPPESIAVDLIRTRTLIYAGGFKTTVFEITTGGKKVRAIPRDFQLDPVTGAPLHVDFLRVVKGQTVVVEVPVHFVNEDAAPGIKKQGGTLNITLHTLSLDVAPDQIPDAIEVDLTGREIGDVIHVSDLKIPAGTYTGEATDPVANVVPPTVLGAEVEAEEAAIAEAQSAEAAEEKAEAEAEADESAEEKTEE, encoded by the coding sequence ATGAGCGCAGTGAAGTCGCTTGAGGCCGTGGCACGCGACCGGGTCGGCAAGGGGGCCGCCCGGGCCGTTCGTCGCCAGGGCAAGATTCCCGCCGTCGTCTACGGTGCCGGCCAGCCGCCCGAGTCGATCGCCGTCGACCTCATCCGCACCCGCACCCTGATCTATGCCGGCGGCTTCAAGACCACGGTGTTCGAGATCACGACCGGCGGCAAGAAGGTCCGCGCCATCCCGCGCGACTTCCAGCTCGACCCGGTGACCGGTGCGCCGCTGCACGTCGACTTCCTGCGCGTCGTCAAGGGCCAGACCGTCGTGGTCGAGGTGCCGGTGCACTTCGTGAACGAGGACGCGGCCCCCGGCATCAAGAAGCAGGGCGGCACCCTCAACATCACCCTGCACACCCTCTCGCTCGACGTGGCGCCCGACCAGATCCCGGACGCGATCGAGGTGGACCTCACCGGCCGCGAGATCGGCGACGTGATCCACGTCTCCGACCTGAAGATCCCGGCCGGCACCTACACGGGCGAGGCGACCGATCCGGTCGCCAACGTCGTGCCGCCGACAGTGCTCGGTGCCGAGGTCGAGGCCGAGGAGGCCGCGATCGCCGAGGCGCAGTCCGCCGAGGCCGCCGAGGAGAAGGCGGAAGCCGAGGCCGAGGCGGATGAGTCCGCCGAGGAGAAGACCGAGGAGTAA
- the pth gene encoding aminoacyl-tRNA hydrolase — MRLIVGLGNPGPRYARNRHNIGFLAVDEIARVHRASPFRRRFQGEAAEVVLGSERAILLKPQTFMNESGRAVSEAQRFYKIALGDVIVLHDELDLPPAKLRVKLGGGNAGHNGLRSITAQCGNDYRRVRLGIGHPGDKAQVHAYVLNDFGKAEEAWVEDLRRAVADHAPILAAGDDASFQNKVHLAMAGRGWDDVKTVARGAPPKN, encoded by the coding sequence ATGCGGCTCATCGTCGGCCTGGGCAATCCGGGCCCGCGCTACGCGCGCAACCGCCACAATATCGGCTTTCTCGCCGTCGACGAGATCGCCCGCGTCCACCGGGCGAGCCCGTTCCGCCGCCGCTTCCAGGGGGAGGCCGCCGAGGTGGTGCTGGGCTCGGAGCGCGCCATCCTGCTGAAGCCGCAGACCTTCATGAACGAGTCCGGCCGCGCCGTCTCGGAGGCGCAGCGCTTCTACAAGATCGCGCTCGGCGACGTGATCGTGCTGCACGACGAGCTCGACCTGCCCCCCGCCAAGCTCCGGGTGAAGCTCGGCGGCGGCAATGCCGGCCATAACGGGCTGCGCTCGATCACCGCGCAATGCGGCAACGACTACCGGCGCGTGCGGCTCGGCATCGGCCATCCGGGCGACAAGGCACAGGTGCACGCCTACGTGCTCAACGATTTCGGCAAGGCCGAGGAGGCCTGGGTCGAGGATCTCCGCCGGGCTGTGGCCGACCACGCGCCCATCCTCGCCGCGGGCGACGACGCGAGCTTCCAGAACAAGGTCCACCTCGCCATGGCGGGCCGCGGCTGGGACGACGTGAAGACGGTGGCGCGGGGTGCCCCGCCGAAGAATTGA
- a CDS encoding PIN domain-containing protein yields MTTELVFVDTNVLLYARDDRYPDKQRAAAHWLATLAQRDALIVSPQILGELHNAILRGKVGIDEGEMQRMTAALQPFSHGATDLELIAQSWKIRKETTFQWWDCVILAAAIRAGCRYLLSEDYQHGRTVRGTTILNPFTVGPEAVMTEH; encoded by the coding sequence ATGACGACTGAGCTGGTCTTCGTCGACACGAACGTTCTTCTCTACGCTCGCGACGATCGTTACCCCGACAAGCAGAGGGCTGCTGCGCACTGGCTCGCGACGCTCGCGCAACGCGATGCCCTGATCGTCAGCCCCCAGATCCTCGGCGAACTTCACAACGCCATCCTGCGGGGCAAAGTCGGCATCGACGAGGGGGAGATGCAGCGCATGACCGCCGCGCTGCAACCCTTCTCCCACGGCGCCACCGATCTCGAACTCATCGCGCAGTCGTGGAAGATCCGGAAGGAAACCACCTTCCAGTGGTGGGACTGCGTGATCCTCGCCGCCGCGATCCGGGCCGGATGCCGCTACCTCCTGTCGGAGGATTACCAGCACGGCCGCACCGTCCGCGGTACCACCATCCTCAACCCCTTCACCGTCGGCCCCGAGGCCGTCATGACCGAGCATTAG
- the ychF gene encoding redox-regulated ATPase YchF, producing the protein MGFKCGIVGLPNVGKSTLFNALTQTAAAQAANYPFCTIEPNVGDVAVPDPRLEALAKIASSKEIIPTRLTFVDIAGLVRGASKGEGLGNQFLANIREVDAIAHVVRCFEDGDVTHVEGKVDPIADIDTIETELMLADLESLEKRVVALEKKARGADKEAKEFLDLVNRALPLLRDGKPARLVERKPEEEFLFRQLGLMTAKPVLYVCNVDEGDADKGNAHSDAVFARAKQEGAVAVVVSAKIESEIAVMPAADQAEFLEAVGLTEPGLNRVIRAGYDLLGLITYFTVGPKEARAWTITDGTRAPAAAGVIHSDFEKGFIRAETIAYADYVALKGEGGARDAGKLRLEGKEYRVQDGDVLHFRFAN; encoded by the coding sequence ATGGGCTTCAAATGCGGCATCGTCGGCCTGCCGAACGTCGGCAAGTCGACCCTCTTCAACGCGCTGACGCAGACCGCGGCGGCTCAGGCGGCGAACTACCCGTTCTGCACCATCGAGCCGAATGTCGGCGACGTGGCGGTGCCGGATCCGCGGCTCGAGGCGCTGGCGAAGATCGCCTCCTCGAAGGAGATCATCCCGACGCGGCTGACCTTCGTGGACATCGCCGGGCTGGTGCGCGGCGCCTCGAAGGGGGAGGGGCTCGGCAACCAGTTCCTGGCCAATATCCGCGAGGTGGACGCCATCGCCCACGTGGTGCGGTGCTTCGAGGACGGCGACGTCACCCACGTCGAGGGCAAGGTTGACCCGATCGCCGACATCGACACGATCGAGACCGAGCTGATGTTGGCCGACCTCGAGAGCCTGGAGAAGCGCGTCGTCGCCCTGGAGAAGAAGGCCCGGGGCGCCGACAAGGAGGCCAAGGAGTTCCTCGACCTCGTCAACCGGGCGCTGCCGCTGCTGCGCGACGGCAAGCCGGCGCGCCTCGTCGAGCGCAAGCCCGAGGAGGAGTTCCTGTTCCGCCAGCTCGGCCTGATGACGGCCAAGCCCGTGCTCTACGTCTGCAACGTGGACGAGGGCGACGCCGACAAGGGCAACGCGCACTCTGACGCCGTCTTCGCCCGCGCCAAGCAGGAGGGCGCGGTCGCCGTGGTGGTCTCGGCCAAGATCGAGAGCGAGATCGCCGTGATGCCGGCGGCCGACCAAGCCGAGTTCCTGGAGGCGGTGGGCCTCACGGAGCCCGGCCTCAACCGGGTGATCCGGGCGGGCTACGATCTCCTCGGCCTCATCACCTACTTCACGGTCGGCCCGAAGGAGGCCCGCGCCTGGACGATCACGGATGGCACCCGCGCCCCGGCCGCGGCCGGCGTGATCCACTCGGATTTCGAGAAGGGCTTCATCCGGGCCGAGACCATCGCGTACGCCGACTACGTCGCGCTGAAGGGGGAGGGCGGCGCGCGCGACGCCGGCAAGCTGCGCCTGGAAGGCAAGGAGTACCGGGTACAGGACGGCGACGTGCTGCACTTCCGCTTCGCCAACTGA
- a CDS encoding MaoC family dehydratase yields the protein MSAPFYEDFKPGDRFVSDPLTVGRDEIVAFAREFDPQPFHLDEAAAESTFVGKLIASGWQSAALGMRLLHASVFRGASTLGSPGIDELRWMLPVVPGDSLVLKTTVEDCRASASKAGLGFVRFAARLENGAGRIVMTQAFSVMFQRRGAEPPPPRPVTLATPAQRPEPDDAEILDFIGLAEIGRTRDLGPYTFTPENVVAFARAYDPQVFHLDAEAAAHTHFGGLCASGWHTAAAYMRRLTTTRARDHAYTAARGPAPMLGPSPGFKKMRWLKPVYAGDTIRYRTTLTDRRASTSRPGWGLAFAHNTGTNQHGEEVFRFDSAVFAQWEP from the coding sequence ATGTCGGCACCCTTCTACGAGGACTTCAAGCCAGGCGACCGCTTCGTCAGCGACCCGCTGACGGTCGGCCGAGACGAGATCGTCGCCTTCGCGCGAGAGTTCGACCCGCAGCCCTTCCACCTGGACGAGGCGGCCGCGGAATCGACCTTCGTCGGCAAGCTGATCGCTTCCGGCTGGCAGAGCGCGGCGCTCGGCATGAGGCTCCTGCACGCCAGCGTGTTCCGCGGGGCCTCGACGCTGGGCTCGCCGGGCATCGACGAGCTGCGCTGGATGCTTCCCGTGGTGCCTGGCGACAGCCTCGTCCTGAAGACCACGGTGGAGGATTGCCGGGCCTCCGCATCGAAGGCGGGGCTCGGCTTCGTGCGCTTCGCCGCGCGCCTGGAGAACGGGGCGGGCCGCATCGTGATGACCCAAGCCTTCTCGGTGATGTTCCAGCGCCGCGGGGCGGAGCCGCCGCCGCCCCGGCCCGTGACCCTGGCGACGCCGGCCCAGCGCCCGGAGCCGGACGACGCGGAGATCCTCGACTTCATCGGTCTGGCCGAGATCGGCCGGACGCGCGATCTCGGACCCTACACCTTCACGCCCGAGAACGTCGTGGCCTTCGCGCGAGCCTACGACCCGCAGGTCTTCCACCTCGACGCGGAAGCCGCCGCGCATACCCATTTCGGCGGGCTGTGCGCCTCGGGCTGGCACACGGCGGCGGCCTACATGCGGCGGCTGACCACGACGCGGGCGCGCGACCACGCCTACACGGCCGCCCGCGGACCGGCGCCGATGCTCGGGCCCTCGCCGGGCTTCAAGAAGATGCGCTGGCTGAAGCCGGTCTACGCGGGCGACACGATCCGCTACCGCACCACGCTCACCGACCGCCGGGCCTCGACCTCGCGCCCGGGCTGGGGGCTGGCGTTTGCCCACAACACCGGCACGAACCAGCACGGCGAGGAGGTCTTCCGCTTCGACTCGGCCGTGTTCGCGCAATGGGAGCCGTAG
- the mtnA gene encoding S-methyl-5-thioribose-1-phosphate isomerase: protein MKIDGRSYRTIVPHADGVSVEVIDQTRLPFALEMRRLATLDDAAVAIRTMIVRGAPLIGVTAAYGLALGLAEDPSDAGLARTVEVLAATRPTAINLRWALDHVAAKLRPLPVPERFGAAFAEAGRIAEEDVASCRAIGEHGGRLLADLARAKGRRINVLTHCNAGWLATVDWGTALAPIYMAHEMGVDLHVYVDETRPRNQGAALTAFELNGHGVPHTVIADNAGGHLMQHGEIDVCIVGSDRTTASGDVCNKIGTYLKALAASDNRVPFYAALPFSTIDWTLSDGVAEIPIEERDGHEVTHLTGRLADGGFATVEVVSPGSPVANPAFDVTPARLVTGIITERGVCEASPEGLLGLYPERRRAA, encoded by the coding sequence ATGAAGATCGACGGCCGCTCCTATCGCACCATCGTGCCGCACGCCGACGGCGTCAGCGTCGAGGTCATCGACCAGACGCGCCTGCCCTTCGCCCTGGAGATGAGGCGGCTCGCCACGCTCGACGACGCGGCGGTCGCGATCCGCACCATGATCGTGCGCGGCGCGCCGCTGATCGGCGTCACCGCCGCCTACGGGCTCGCGCTGGGCTTGGCGGAAGACCCCTCCGATGCCGGCCTCGCCCGCACGGTCGAGGTGCTGGCCGCCACCCGTCCCACCGCGATCAACCTGCGCTGGGCGTTGGACCACGTCGCCGCCAAGCTCCGCCCCCTCCCCGTGCCCGAGCGCTTCGGCGCCGCCTTCGCGGAGGCGGGCCGCATCGCCGAGGAGGACGTGGCGAGTTGCCGGGCGATCGGCGAGCATGGCGGGCGGCTGCTGGCCGACCTCGCCAGGGCGAAGGGCCGGCGCATCAACGTGCTGACCCACTGCAACGCGGGCTGGCTCGCCACGGTGGATTGGGGCACCGCGCTCGCGCCGATCTACATGGCGCACGAGATGGGCGTCGATCTCCATGTCTACGTGGACGAGACCCGGCCCCGGAATCAGGGCGCGGCGCTCACCGCCTTCGAGCTGAATGGGCACGGTGTGCCCCACACGGTGATCGCCGACAACGCGGGCGGCCACCTGATGCAGCACGGCGAGATCGACGTCTGCATCGTCGGCTCGGACCGCACCACGGCCTCCGGCGACGTCTGCAACAAGATCGGCACCTATCTGAAGGCGCTGGCCGCCTCCGACAACCGCGTGCCCTTCTACGCCGCGCTCCCCTTCTCGACGATCGACTGGACGCTGTCGGACGGCGTCGCCGAGATCCCGATCGAGGAGCGCGACGGGCACGAGGTCACGCACCTGACCGGGCGCCTGGCGGACGGGGGCTTCGCCACCGTCGAAGTGGTCTCGCCCGGCAGCCCCGTGGCCAACCCCGCCTTCGACGTGACGCCCGCTCGCCTCGTCACCGGCATCATCACGGAGCGCGGCGTCTGCGAGGCCTCTCCGGAAGGCCTGCTCGGGCTCTACCCGGAGCGGCGCCGGGCGGCCTGA